A portion of the Oncorhynchus clarkii lewisi isolate Uvic-CL-2024 chromosome 27, UVic_Ocla_1.0, whole genome shotgun sequence genome contains these proteins:
- the LOC139386264 gene encoding serine/arginine-rich splicing factor 7-like — MSYHSSSRSSSRNTDCKVYVGDLGNGAAKGELERAFSYYGPLRTVWVARNPPGFAFVEYEDARDAEDAVKGMDGKVLCGSRIRVELSTGMSRKTKHGRPSRRHFDPQDRCYQCGDRGHYAYDCYRFSKRGGGRRSRSRSRSRSRSVSRSRGSRYRSRSRSNDRSRHRSPSYPKRRKRSGSPVRSKSRTSVRSRSRSRSGSRARGRSASRSRSRSRSPSHKRNSRSRSPSQKKSPTPGED, encoded by the exons ATGTCATACCACTCGTCTTCTCGCAGCTCTTCTCGTAACACCGATTGCAAGGTCTATGTTGGCGACTTAGGCAACGGTGCTGCCAAGGGTGAGCTAGAGCGGGCGTTCAGTTACTATGGCCCTTTACGCACGGTTTGGGTGGCCAGGAACCCCCCAGGTTTCGCATTTGTGGAGTATGAGGATGCCCGTGATGCAGAGGACGCAGTTAAAGGCATGGATGGAAA GGTGCTGTGCGGCTCTCGGATCCGTGTGGAGCTGTCCACTGGCATGTCACGGAAGACCAAACATGGCCGCCCCAGCCGCCGCCACTTTGACCCTCAAGACCGCTGCTACCAGTGTGGGGACAGGGGCCACTATGCCTACGACTGCTACCGTTTCAGCAAGAGGGGGGGAGGTCGTCGGAGCAG ATCACGCTCTCGCTCCCGGTCTCGTTCCGTCTCCAGGTCACGTGGCAGCCGCTATCGATCCCGCTCCCGCAGCAATGACCG CAGCAGGCACCGCTCCCCATCTTATCCCAAACGTAGGAAGAG GTCTGGTTCCCCTGTGCGGTCAAAGTCCAGGACCTCTGTTAGGAG TCGTTCCCGTTCTCGGTCAGGGTCCCGGGCCAGAGGGCGCTCTGCGTCTCGCTCTCGCTCCAGATCCCGCTCTCCCAGCCATAAGAGGAATAG tcGTTCCAGATCCCCAAGCCAGAAAAAGAGCCCCACCCCAGGCGAAGATTGA
- the LOC139386263 gene encoding heterogeneous nuclear ribonucleoprotein L-like isoform X2 — MAMAGRYYEGGRATKRLKTNDGMATEGYDDPHKTLPSPVVHVRGLVDGITEADLVEALQEFGAISYVVVMPKKRQALVEYEDLNGSCTAVTYANDNQIYISGHPAFVNYSTSQKISRPGDPDDSRSVNNVLLLTIMNPIYPVTTDVLYTVCNNCGPVQRIVIFRKNGVQAMVEFDSVQSAQRAKASLNGADIYSGCCTLKIEYAKPTRLNVFKNDQDTWDYTNPNLSGQEDGSANPNKRVRAPALLGDHPPEYAGGYHGYDESGYGPPPPPHYSEGRRMGPPMRGRGGAHSYGGGPGYGPPPPPPGEYSAHADSPVVMVYGLEPAKMNADKVFNVFCLYGNVERVKFMKSKPGAAMVEMGDCYAVDRAITHLNNNFLFGQKLSVCVSKQQAIMPGQSYELEDGSTSFKDFHGSRNNRFTSPEQAAKNRIQHPSNVLHFFNAQPDSSVEIFTQICEDVGVKAPANIKLFTGKSAGPGERSSSGLLEWESINDAMEALSMINHYQMKNATGPYPYTLKLCFSTAQHAT; from the exons ATGGCTATGGCAGGCCGTTATTACGAAGGCGGCAGGGCAACGAAAAGACTAAAAACCAACGACGGAATGGCAACG GAAGGCTATGATGACCCACATAAGACCCTTCCCTCTCCAGTTGTGCATGTGAGGGGCTTGGTGGATGGCATTACAGAAGCTGACCTTGTGGAGGCCCTGCAGGAGTTTGGAGCTATTAG CTATGTGGTTGTTATGCCCAAGAAGCGTCAGGCCTTGGTTGAGTATGAGGATTTGAATGGGTCTTGCACTGCTGTGACGTATGCGAATGACAACCAGATCTACATTTCCGGGCACCCAGCCTTTGTCAACTACTCCACCAGCCAGAAGATCTCCCGGCCAGGCGACCCGGACGATTCTAGAAGTGTCAACAATGTGCTACTTCTCACCATCATGAACCCAATCTACCCCGTTACCACG GATGTCCTCTACACTGTCTGCAATAACTGCGGCCCTGTCCAGAGGATTGTTATCTTTCGGAAGAATGGCGTTCAGGCCATGGTGGA ATTTGATTCAGTGCAGAGTGCACAGAGGGCGAAGGCCTCCCTCAATGGGGCAGACATCTACTCTGGTTGCTGCACACTCAAGATCGAATATGCCAAG CCAACTCGTCTCAATGTGTTCAAGAATGACCAGGACACTTGGGACTACACCAACCCCAACCTAAGTGGTCAAG AAGATGGGAGTGCCAACCCCAACAAGCGTGTGAGGGCGCCGGCTCTGCTGGGAGACCACCCTCCAGAGTACG CGGGTGGTTACCATGGATATGACGAAAGCGGCTATggccccccaccacccccacatTACAGCGAGGGCCGTCGCATGGGTCCTCCCATGAGGGGACGAGGGGGGGCACACAGCTACGGCGGGGGACCTGGCTACGggcccccccctccaccccctggcGAGTACAGTGCCCACGCAGACTCCCCTGTAGTCATGGTCTACGGTTTGGAGCCTGCCAAGATGAACGCCGACAAAGTGTTTAATGTTTTCTGTCTCTATGGCAATGTGGAGCGG GTGAAGTTTATGAAGAGTAAGCCAGGAGCAGCCATGGTGGAGATGGGAGACTGTTACGCTGTAGACCGGGCCATCACTCACCTCAACAACAACTTCCTTTTTGGACAGAAGCTCAGCGTCTG TGTGTCCAAACAGCAGGCCATCATGCCTGGTCAGTCTTACGAGCTGGAGGATGGCAGCACCAGCTTCAAGGACTTCCACGGCTCCCGCAACAACCGCTTCACCTCCCCAGAGCAGGCTGCCAAGAACCGCATTCAGCACCCAAGCAATGTCCTGCACTTCTTCAACGCCCAGCCAGACTCATCCGTTGAGATTTTCACTCAG ATCTGTGAAGATGTTGGTGTCAAAGCCCCTGCAAATATCAAACTTTTCACAGGAAAGA GTGCAGGTCCAGGTGAGCGCAGCTCGTCAGGGCTGTTGGAGTGGGAGT
- the LOC139386263 gene encoding heterogeneous nuclear ribonucleoprotein L-like isoform X1: MAMAGRYYEGGRATKRLKTNDGMATEGYDDPHKTLPSPVVHVRGLVDGITEADLVEALQEFGAISYVVVMPKKRQALVEYEDLNGSCTAVTYANDNQIYISGHPAFVNYSTSQKISRPGDPDDSRSVNNVLLLTIMNPIYPVTTDVLYTVCNNCGPVQRIVIFRKNGVQAMVEFDSVQSAQRAKASLNGADIYSGCCTLKIEYAKPTRLNVFKNDQDTWDYTNPNLSGQDAEADGNGSNAGEDGSANPNKRVRAPALLGDHPPEYAGGYHGYDESGYGPPPPPHYSEGRRMGPPMRGRGGAHSYGGGPGYGPPPPPPGEYSAHADSPVVMVYGLEPAKMNADKVFNVFCLYGNVERVKFMKSKPGAAMVEMGDCYAVDRAITHLNNNFLFGQKLSVCVSKQQAIMPGQSYELEDGSTSFKDFHGSRNNRFTSPEQAAKNRIQHPSNVLHFFNAQPDSSVEIFTQICEDVGVKAPANIKLFTGKSAGPGERSSSGLLEWESINDAMEALSMINHYQMKNATGPYPYTLKLCFSTAQHAT; this comes from the exons ATGGCTATGGCAGGCCGTTATTACGAAGGCGGCAGGGCAACGAAAAGACTAAAAACCAACGACGGAATGGCAACG GAAGGCTATGATGACCCACATAAGACCCTTCCCTCTCCAGTTGTGCATGTGAGGGGCTTGGTGGATGGCATTACAGAAGCTGACCTTGTGGAGGCCCTGCAGGAGTTTGGAGCTATTAG CTATGTGGTTGTTATGCCCAAGAAGCGTCAGGCCTTGGTTGAGTATGAGGATTTGAATGGGTCTTGCACTGCTGTGACGTATGCGAATGACAACCAGATCTACATTTCCGGGCACCCAGCCTTTGTCAACTACTCCACCAGCCAGAAGATCTCCCGGCCAGGCGACCCGGACGATTCTAGAAGTGTCAACAATGTGCTACTTCTCACCATCATGAACCCAATCTACCCCGTTACCACG GATGTCCTCTACACTGTCTGCAATAACTGCGGCCCTGTCCAGAGGATTGTTATCTTTCGGAAGAATGGCGTTCAGGCCATGGTGGA ATTTGATTCAGTGCAGAGTGCACAGAGGGCGAAGGCCTCCCTCAATGGGGCAGACATCTACTCTGGTTGCTGCACACTCAAGATCGAATATGCCAAG CCAACTCGTCTCAATGTGTTCAAGAATGACCAGGACACTTGGGACTACACCAACCCCAACCTAAGTGGTCAAG ATGCAGAAGCTGATGGCAATGGGAGCAATGCTGGAG AAGATGGGAGTGCCAACCCCAACAAGCGTGTGAGGGCGCCGGCTCTGCTGGGAGACCACCCTCCAGAGTACG CGGGTGGTTACCATGGATATGACGAAAGCGGCTATggccccccaccacccccacatTACAGCGAGGGCCGTCGCATGGGTCCTCCCATGAGGGGACGAGGGGGGGCACACAGCTACGGCGGGGGACCTGGCTACGggcccccccctccaccccctggcGAGTACAGTGCCCACGCAGACTCCCCTGTAGTCATGGTCTACGGTTTGGAGCCTGCCAAGATGAACGCCGACAAAGTGTTTAATGTTTTCTGTCTCTATGGCAATGTGGAGCGG GTGAAGTTTATGAAGAGTAAGCCAGGAGCAGCCATGGTGGAGATGGGAGACTGTTACGCTGTAGACCGGGCCATCACTCACCTCAACAACAACTTCCTTTTTGGACAGAAGCTCAGCGTCTG TGTGTCCAAACAGCAGGCCATCATGCCTGGTCAGTCTTACGAGCTGGAGGATGGCAGCACCAGCTTCAAGGACTTCCACGGCTCCCGCAACAACCGCTTCACCTCCCCAGAGCAGGCTGCCAAGAACCGCATTCAGCACCCAAGCAATGTCCTGCACTTCTTCAACGCCCAGCCAGACTCATCCGTTGAGATTTTCACTCAG ATCTGTGAAGATGTTGGTGTCAAAGCCCCTGCAAATATCAAACTTTTCACAGGAAAGA GTGCAGGTCCAGGTGAGCGCAGCTCGTCAGGGCTGTTGGAGTGGGAGT